In one window of Microcoleus sp. FACHB-831 DNA:
- a CDS encoding DUF6464 family protein has protein sequence MEPNSLPTEVILTHPRQTLGNLELDWTPQPGNYLDVQGKTYAVLERRHRYQYKAGRYRLQKIAIYVQSAQRPTESSFVGGRWVLGDANCRFNAQLELIRCAVNPDGPCESCRFFETAE, from the coding sequence ATGGAACCAAATTCTTTACCAACGGAGGTGATTTTGACGCACCCGCGTCAGACCCTCGGAAATCTCGAACTCGATTGGACGCCGCAACCAGGCAACTATCTTGATGTTCAAGGTAAGACCTACGCGGTTTTGGAACGCCGCCACCGCTATCAATACAAAGCTGGACGCTATCGATTGCAGAAAATTGCCATCTACGTCCAATCTGCTCAACGACCGACTGAGAGCAGTTTTGTAGGAGGACGCTGGGTGTTAGGAGATGCGAACTGTCGCTTCAATGCTCAACTAGAACTAATTCGCTGTGCTGTCAATCCAGATGGGCCATGCGAGAGCTGTCGCTTTTTTGAGACTGCTGAGTGA